One genomic region from Thermoleptolyngbya sichuanensis A183 encodes:
- the aspS gene encoding aspartate--tRNA ligase encodes MRTHYCGHLRATHVGDTVTLCGWVDRRRDHGGVIFVDLRDRTGIAQIVSDPERTPESYKLADSLRNEYVVKITGRVTQRPPESLNPKLATGEVEIYADQIEVLSAVRKQLPFQVSTAEQEPVREDLRLKYRYLDLRRERMSRNLQLRHELIKTFRRFLEDEAHFMEVETPVLTRSTPEGARDYLVPSRVNPGEFFALPQSPQLFKQILMVAGCDRYYQIARCFRDEDLRADRQPEFTQLDMEMSFMTQDEILSLNEEMVCQVFKTLKGIDLPRPFPRLTYAEAMGRYGSDKPDTRFGLELVDVSDVVQDMGFKVFADAVSKGGIVKILPIPGGNDAISNVRIKPGGDLFNEATTMGAKGLAFIRVGEDGEITTIGAIKDNLTDEKKTEILQRTNAKPGHLLLFGAGDTDTVNKTLDRLRQVVGKELGLIDPDRINLLWVVDFPMFEWNAEEKRLEPLHHPFTAPHPEDLDDLKTARAQAYDLVYNGFEVAGGSLRIYQPDVQQQVFELIGIGPDEAREKFGFLLEAFEYGTPPHGGIAYGIDRWAMLLSGEESIRDAMAFPKTQQARCLMTNAPSPVDDKQLKELSIASTHKPKS; translated from the coding sequence ATGCGTACTCATTACTGCGGTCACCTGCGAGCAACTCACGTTGGAGACACTGTTACCCTTTGTGGCTGGGTGGATCGCAGACGAGATCATGGCGGCGTGATTTTTGTCGATTTGCGCGATCGCACGGGCATTGCCCAGATTGTCAGCGATCCAGAACGCACGCCCGAATCCTACAAATTAGCCGACAGCCTGCGAAACGAGTATGTGGTGAAGATCACGGGCCGCGTCACCCAGCGCCCGCCAGAATCGCTCAACCCCAAGCTGGCCACAGGCGAAGTCGAAATCTATGCCGACCAAATTGAAGTCCTCAGCGCGGTGCGAAAGCAGTTGCCCTTCCAGGTGTCTACTGCTGAGCAAGAACCCGTGCGCGAAGACCTGCGGTTGAAATATCGCTATCTGGATCTGCGGCGCGAGCGGATGAGCCGCAACCTGCAACTGCGCCATGAACTCATCAAAACCTTCCGCCGCTTTTTGGAAGACGAAGCCCACTTTATGGAAGTGGAAACACCCGTGCTGACCCGCTCTACCCCGGAGGGAGCGAGGGACTACCTCGTGCCTAGCCGCGTCAATCCGGGCGAGTTTTTTGCGCTGCCCCAGTCGCCGCAGTTGTTTAAGCAAATCCTGATGGTGGCAGGGTGCGATCGCTACTATCAAATCGCCCGCTGCTTTCGCGACGAAGACCTCCGCGCTGACCGCCAGCCCGAATTCACCCAACTGGACATGGAAATGAGCTTCATGACCCAGGACGAAATTCTGTCGCTGAACGAAGAAATGGTCTGCCAGGTGTTCAAAACCCTGAAGGGCATTGACCTGCCGCGCCCCTTCCCGCGCCTCACCTACGCCGAAGCAATGGGCCGCTACGGCAGCGACAAGCCCGACACCCGCTTTGGGCTGGAGCTGGTAGACGTGTCGGACGTGGTGCAGGATATGGGCTTCAAAGTCTTTGCCGATGCGGTGAGCAAGGGCGGCATTGTGAAAATCTTGCCGATTCCCGGTGGCAATGATGCGATTTCCAACGTCCGCATCAAGCCTGGTGGGGATTTGTTTAACGAAGCGACGACAATGGGCGCGAAGGGCTTAGCCTTTATCCGCGTTGGTGAAGATGGCGAAATTACAACGATCGGCGCGATCAAAGACAACCTCACCGACGAGAAAAAAACGGAAATTCTCCAGCGGACAAACGCGAAACCTGGACACCTGCTGCTGTTTGGCGCAGGCGACACCGATACCGTAAACAAAACGCTCGATCGCCTGCGGCAAGTAGTGGGCAAAGAACTGGGGCTGATTGACCCGGACAGGATTAATCTGCTGTGGGTCGTGGATTTTCCGATGTTTGAGTGGAACGCCGAGGAAAAGCGCCTCGAACCGCTGCACCATCCCTTCACTGCGCCCCACCCTGAGGATCTGGACGATCTGAAAACCGCCCGCGCTCAGGCCTATGACCTGGTTTACAACGGCTTTGAGGTGGCCGGCGGCAGCCTGCGGATTTATCAGCCCGATGTGCAGCAGCAGGTGTTTGAGCTGATCGGCATTGGGCCCGACGAAGCCCGCGAAAAGTTTGGCTTTTTGCTAGAAGCCTTTGAATACGGCACGCCGCCGCACGGGGGCATCGCCTACGGGATTGACCGCTGGGCCATGCTGCTGTCGGGCGAAGAGTCGATCCGCGATGCGATGGCCTTCCCCAAAACCCAGCAGGCCCGCTGCCTGATGACCAATGCGCCTTCGCCCGTGGACGACAAGCAGCTCAAGGAACTGTCGATTGCGAGTACCCACAAGCCCAAAAGTTAG
- a CDS encoding Fur family transcriptional regulator: MNPETADRKPIRSLEDALNRCQLLGMRLSKQRRFILELLWQQQEHLSAREIYDRLNQQGKDIGHTSVYQNLEALSEQGIIECVERSDGRLYGNISDPHSHVNCLDTNQILDVHIELPAELIEQIEQQTGVKITGYSIDFFGYKQPQES, from the coding sequence ATGAATCCTGAAACTGCTGATCGCAAGCCCATTCGCTCGCTAGAAGACGCTCTCAATCGCTGTCAGCTTTTGGGAATGCGCCTCAGCAAGCAGCGCCGCTTCATTTTGGAGTTGCTCTGGCAGCAGCAGGAACACCTCTCGGCCCGCGAGATTTATGATCGCCTCAACCAGCAGGGCAAAGACATTGGCCACACTTCTGTTTATCAAAACCTGGAGGCGCTGTCTGAGCAGGGTATTATCGAATGCGTCGAGCGCTCCGACGGACGGCTCTACGGCAACATCAGCGATCCCCATAGCCACGTCAACTGCCTGGATACCAACCAAATCTTGGATGTCCATATCGAGCTACCCGCTGAGCTGATCGAACAAATTGAGCAGCAAACGGGCGTGAAGATCACAGGCTATTCCATCGACTTTTTTGGCTACAAGCAGCCCCAAGAGTCTTGA
- the nusA gene encoding transcription termination factor NusA, translated as MSMVTLPGLQEMIDGISRERNLPKHAVQAALREALLKGYERYRRTHRPDTSIFDEEYFNNFEVELDIEDEGFRVLATKAIVETVDNPDHQIALEEVQEVAPEAQLGDTVVLDVTPDQNEFGRMAAIQTKQVLAQKLRDQQRKLVQEEFQDLEGTVLPQARVLRFERQSVIMAVSSGFGQPEVEAELLKRDQLPNDNYRANAVFKVLLKRVSEGSHRGPQLLVSRADAGLVVDLFANEVPEIEDEIVRIVAVAREANPPSRSVGPRTKIAVDTLERDVDPVGACIGARGSRIQAVVNELRGEKIDVIRWSPDPATYIANALSPARVDEVRLVDPESRQAHVLVPEDQLSLAIGKEGQNVRLAARLTGWKIDIKDTAKYDYEAENQKIAELAEQRRLAEEAAAAKRAEEEALEEEYDEEDDDEALEVEEAVETEAAIAPAADPETDAPADEDAVDELADDEPAALAEDELEDELEDDSVAEDEADLAAELDEEDLDDDLDEEDLDEDDLDEEDDKA; from the coding sequence ATGTCCATGGTTACCCTGCCCGGTTTACAAGAAATGATTGACGGCATCAGCCGCGAGCGCAACCTGCCGAAACACGCAGTGCAGGCGGCGCTGCGGGAGGCGCTGCTGAAGGGCTATGAGCGCTATCGCCGGACGCACCGACCCGATACGTCGATTTTTGACGAAGAATATTTCAACAACTTTGAGGTGGAGCTAGACATCGAAGACGAAGGGTTTCGAGTGCTGGCCACCAAGGCGATCGTGGAAACCGTGGACAACCCCGACCACCAGATTGCCCTGGAAGAAGTGCAGGAAGTGGCTCCAGAAGCGCAACTGGGCGATACGGTGGTGCTGGACGTAACGCCGGATCAGAACGAGTTTGGGCGGATGGCGGCGATCCAGACCAAGCAAGTCCTGGCACAAAAACTGCGCGATCAGCAGCGCAAGCTGGTGCAGGAAGAATTCCAAGACCTGGAAGGAACCGTGCTGCCCCAGGCGCGGGTGCTGCGGTTTGAGCGACAGTCGGTGATTATGGCAGTGAGCAGCGGGTTTGGACAGCCGGAGGTGGAGGCGGAACTGCTGAAGCGCGACCAGCTTCCCAACGACAACTATCGCGCCAATGCTGTGTTTAAGGTGCTGCTGAAGCGCGTGTCGGAAGGGTCCCATCGCGGGCCGCAACTGTTGGTATCGCGGGCCGACGCAGGGCTGGTGGTAGACCTGTTTGCCAACGAAGTGCCGGAGATTGAGGACGAGATCGTGCGAATCGTGGCGGTGGCGCGGGAAGCCAATCCGCCCTCGCGTTCCGTCGGCCCGCGCACCAAAATTGCTGTGGATACCCTGGAGCGCGACGTAGACCCAGTGGGAGCCTGTATTGGCGCACGCGGCTCTCGGATTCAGGCGGTGGTGAACGAGCTGCGCGGCGAAAAGATTGATGTGATTCGCTGGTCGCCCGACCCTGCAACGTACATTGCCAATGCGCTGAGTCCGGCGCGGGTGGATGAGGTGCGCTTGGTCGATCCCGAAAGCCGTCAGGCCCATGTGCTAGTGCCGGAAGATCAGCTCAGTCTGGCAATCGGCAAAGAAGGGCAGAACGTGCGGCTGGCGGCGCGGCTGACGGGCTGGAAGATCGACATCAAGGACACGGCGAAGTATGACTATGAAGCCGAAAACCAGAAGATTGCTGAACTGGCAGAACAGCGCCGTTTAGCAGAGGAAGCCGCCGCAGCCAAACGGGCAGAAGAGGAAGCGCTAGAGGAAGAGTATGACGAAGAAGACGATGACGAAGCGCTAGAGGTCGAAGAGGCTGTGGAGACGGAAGCGGCGATCGCCCCCGCAGCAGACCCAGAAACCGATGCCCCCGCAGATGAGGACGCAGTAGACGAGCTAGCCGACGACGAACCCGCTGCTCTAGCCGAAGATGAGCTAGAAGACGAGCTAGAAGATGATTCGGTGGCAGAAGATGAAGCTGACCTTGCAGCAGAACTAGACGAAGAAGACTTAGACGACGACCTGGATGAAGAGGACTTGGATGAAGACGACTTGGATGAAGAGGACGACAAGGCCTGA
- a CDS encoding phospholipase D-like domain-containing protein, translated as MTRSKRRKRWLLLLPAGLLLVAGLSLWRRGVAQAPLLEPLPQDPLIQAYFNQSQAARYREPYRGVERLGDDLEQVIVDGILSARRSLDVAVQELRLPRIAEALVQQHRAGVRVRVIVENNYRRPLSQVSGAETGRMSERDRTRYQEALRLMDENGDGRVSPQEAARRDALVMLETAGVPLIDDTADGSKGSGLMHHKFVVVDGQVVIVGSANFTTSDIHGDFGAPDSRGNPNHLLRIQNIALAQIFTDEFNLMWGDGPGGRPDSRFGLQKPARSPRSALLAPTSRVTVQFSPTSPTQPWQISVNGLIGRALSASRRQVDLALFVFSDQNLGSTLEAQHQKGVQVRALIDPGFAFRYYSEALDMMGVVLPDSQCRIEKGNKTWERAIATVGIPTLPEGDLLHHKFAVIDQQRVITGSQNWSAAANHNNDENLLVIDNATVAAHFQREFERLYAMAELGIPGWLRQKAQQEQTRCGLAPASARHRSEEDLDAE; from the coding sequence ATGACACGATCCAAAAGACGCAAGCGCTGGCTGCTGCTGCTTCCGGCGGGGCTGCTGCTAGTGGCGGGGCTGAGCCTGTGGCGGCGAGGCGTGGCGCAGGCCCCGCTGCTGGAGCCGTTGCCGCAAGATCCGCTGATTCAGGCCTATTTCAACCAGTCGCAGGCGGCGCGTTATCGAGAACCCTATCGGGGCGTGGAGCGGCTGGGGGACGATCTGGAGCAGGTGATCGTGGACGGCATTCTGTCGGCGCGGCGATCGCTCGATGTGGCAGTGCAGGAATTGCGGCTGCCGCGCATTGCCGAAGCTCTGGTGCAGCAGCATCGGGCGGGGGTGCGGGTACGGGTGATTGTGGAAAACAACTATCGGCGGCCGCTGAGCCAGGTGTCGGGGGCAGAAACGGGGCGGATGTCGGAGCGCGATCGCACTCGGTATCAAGAGGCGCTGCGGCTGATGGACGAAAACGGCGACGGTCGCGTTTCGCCCCAGGAGGCAGCGCGGCGCGATGCCCTAGTGATGCTGGAAACGGCCGGCGTACCGCTGATCGACGACACGGCGGATGGCTCCAAGGGCAGCGGGCTGATGCACCACAAGTTTGTCGTGGTGGATGGTCAGGTAGTAATCGTCGGGTCGGCAAACTTCACGACCTCGGACATTCACGGCGACTTTGGCGCACCAGACAGCCGGGGCAATCCCAACCATTTGCTGCGGATTCAGAACATCGCGCTGGCGCAGATTTTCACCGACGAATTTAACCTGATGTGGGGCGATGGGCCCGGCGGCCGCCCCGATAGTCGCTTTGGGCTACAGAAACCCGCGCGATCGCCCCGTTCAGCGTTGCTTGCGCCGACCTCGCGGGTGACAGTACAGTTTTCGCCCACCTCGCCCACCCAGCCCTGGCAGATCAGCGTTAACGGGTTAATTGGGCGGGCCCTGTCAGCTTCGCGGCGACAGGTGGATCTGGCGCTGTTTGTGTTTTCTGACCAAAACCTGGGCAGCACGCTGGAAGCACAGCATCAAAAGGGCGTTCAGGTGCGGGCGCTGATCGACCCCGGCTTTGCCTTCCGCTATTACAGCGAGGCGCTAGACATGATGGGCGTGGTGCTGCCTGATTCCCAGTGTCGGATTGAGAAGGGGAATAAAACTTGGGAGAGGGCGATCGCCACCGTGGGCATTCCCACCCTGCCGGAGGGCGACCTGCTGCACCACAAGTTCGCCGTGATCGACCAGCAGCGCGTCATCACTGGCTCCCAAAACTGGAGCGCCGCCGCCAACCACAACAACGACGAAAACCTGCTGGTGATCGACAACGCCACCGTCGCAGCCCACTTTCAGCGCGAGTTTGAGCGGCTGTACGCTATGGCGGAACTCGGTATTCCTGGATGGCTTCGGCAAAAAGCACAACAGGAGCAGACCCGCTGTGGGCTTGCTCCTGCGAGTGCCAGACATCGCTCTGAAGAAGATTTAGATGCGGAATAG
- a CDS encoding aldo/keto reductase: MQTLTLGPSGPTVPALGIGTWAWGDKLYWGYGGDYDEAALRDAFKAAIEAGVNFFDTAEIYGFGESERLIGRFAKELQQPVVLATKYFPLPWRIWGSAVADALTASLKRLQVPTVDLYQVHWPFDFLMGQPTLMNALADEVQQGRIKSVGVSNYSAEQMQRAYDLLAQRGVPLAVNQVQYSLLARQIERNGVMDAARRLGVTILAYSPLAQGLLTGKYTPETDTPPQGARRLDPRFSREGLEKLAPKVGLLKEIGQKYDRTPAQVALNWLIAQGNVVPIPGAKNASQAAQNAGALGWMLSEEEKGAIAQAWQ; encoded by the coding sequence ATGCAAACCCTCACCCTCGGCCCCAGCGGCCCCACGGTTCCTGCCCTTGGTATTGGCACCTGGGCCTGGGGAGACAAGCTCTATTGGGGATATGGCGGCGACTACGACGAAGCCGCATTGCGCGATGCCTTTAAAGCTGCGATCGAGGCTGGTGTGAACTTCTTCGATACGGCGGAAATTTACGGGTTTGGCGAATCCGAGCGGCTGATTGGGCGCTTTGCAAAGGAACTCCAGCAGCCCGTGGTTTTAGCGACAAAATACTTTCCCCTGCCCTGGCGGATTTGGGGAAGTGCAGTAGCCGATGCTCTAACTGCCAGCCTCAAGCGGCTCCAAGTGCCCACGGTGGACTTGTATCAGGTTCACTGGCCCTTCGACTTTTTGATGGGACAGCCAACGCTGATGAATGCCCTGGCTGATGAGGTGCAGCAGGGTCGCATCAAGTCTGTCGGCGTGAGCAACTACTCCGCTGAGCAGATGCAGCGGGCGTATGACCTGCTGGCGCAGCGCGGCGTGCCCCTAGCGGTGAACCAGGTGCAATATTCCCTGCTAGCGCGGCAGATCGAGCGCAACGGTGTGATGGATGCGGCTCGGCGACTCGGCGTGACGATTCTGGCCTACAGTCCGCTGGCGCAGGGGTTGCTGACGGGTAAATACACACCCGAAACCGACACGCCACCCCAGGGGGCCCGCAGGCTCGACCCGCGTTTTAGCCGGGAGGGTCTGGAAAAACTCGCGCCAAAGGTGGGCTTGCTCAAAGAGATTGGGCAGAAATATGACCGCACTCCGGCGCAGGTGGCGCTCAACTGGCTAATTGCTCAGGGCAATGTGGTGCCGATTCCGGGTGCAAAGAACGCCAGCCAAGCCGCCCAAAATGCCGGAGCGCTGGGCTGGATGCTGAGTGAGGAAGAAAAAGGGGCGATCGCCCAGGCTTGGCAGTAA
- a CDS encoding glycosyltransferase family 4 protein, which translates to MKILVLAWEFPPRIVGGIARHVSELFPEIVKLGHEVHLLTVEFGQAPHYEVVEGVRVHRVPVTGGHDFFHWVVNMNESMGRHGGKLLSEDGPFDLIHAHDWLVGDAAIALKHAFRIPLIATIHATEAGRHNGLHNPTHHYIAGKEKLLAHEAWRLIVCTQYMQREVERVLHCPWDKTDVVFNGIRPEKKPARDEFDWQTFRRRYATDDERIVYYVGRMTHEKGVHNLLSAAPKVIWEMGGNAKIILIGTGYTDHLKRQAWDLGIWHKCYFTGFMSDADLNQFQAIADCAVFPSLYEPFGIVVLESFAARVPVVVSDTGGLPEVVQHRKTGIVTQTNNPDSLAWGILEVLRHPEESKVLVENAYIDLVQRFRWEDLAAQTEAVYRRVVRERKTVHW; encoded by the coding sequence ATGAAGATCCTGGTTCTGGCATGGGAGTTTCCGCCGCGCATCGTGGGAGGAATCGCTCGCCATGTCTCGGAACTGTTTCCCGAAATTGTGAAGCTGGGGCATGAGGTTCACCTGCTGACGGTGGAGTTTGGGCAAGCGCCCCACTATGAGGTAGTGGAAGGGGTGCGGGTTCATCGCGTCCCGGTGACGGGTGGACACGACTTTTTTCATTGGGTGGTGAACATGAACGAGAGCATGGGCCGCCACGGCGGGAAACTGCTCTCAGAAGATGGCCCCTTCGACCTGATCCACGCCCACGACTGGCTGGTGGGCGATGCGGCGATCGCCCTCAAACACGCCTTCCGCATTCCCCTGATCGCCACCATCCACGCCACCGAAGCCGGTCGCCACAACGGGCTGCACAACCCCACTCACCACTACATCGCAGGCAAGGAAAAGCTGCTGGCCCACGAGGCCTGGCGGCTGATTGTCTGTACGCAATATATGCAGCGGGAAGTGGAGCGTGTGCTGCATTGCCCCTGGGACAAAACCGATGTCGTGTTCAACGGCATTCGCCCAGAGAAAAAGCCCGCCCGTGATGAGTTTGACTGGCAAACCTTTCGCCGCCGCTATGCCACCGATGACGAACGCATCGTCTACTACGTCGGGCGCATGACCCACGAAAAGGGGGTTCACAATCTGCTCAGTGCTGCACCCAAGGTGATTTGGGAGATGGGCGGCAATGCCAAGATTATCCTCATCGGCACGGGCTATACCGACCATCTGAAGCGGCAGGCGTGGGATTTGGGCATCTGGCACAAGTGCTATTTCACTGGGTTTATGTCCGATGCCGACCTAAACCAGTTTCAGGCGATCGCCGACTGTGCCGTATTTCCCAGCCTCTACGAACCCTTCGGCATTGTGGTGCTGGAGAGTTTCGCCGCTCGCGTGCCCGTCGTGGTGTCCGACACGGGTGGCTTGCCGGAAGTGGTGCAGCACCGCAAAACGGGCATCGTCACCCAGACCAACAACCCTGATTCCCTTGCCTGGGGCATTTTGGAAGTGTTGCGCCACCCCGAAGAATCCAAAGTGCTGGTGGAAAATGCCTACATCGACCTGGTGCAGCGCTTTCGCTGGGAAGACCTGGCCGCCCAAACAGAAGCCGTCTATCGCCGCGTCGTCCGCGAACGCAAGACGGTGCATTGGTAG
- a CDS encoding AAA family ATPase, with protein sequence MIPLQLKLKNFLSYRQAALDFRGLHVACVCGQNGAGKSSLLEAIAWAIWGESRATHEDDVIHQGETEAQVEFTFSCRQQTYRVLRTRVRGQTSSLELQIETPTGFRPLTERGMRATQQLILQHLRLDYETFVNSAYLRQGRADEFMLKRPGERKQILADLLKLDQYDEAAETARERSRLAKAELDVLERSLETLAQQLEAGASLSAECEALRATIDTWQRDQASDTDALHQLQAVQQQRRTWTQQLHLHQQQEQRLRQDGQRLQQDLAAAQQQLRSLEATLSKADEITAGYTEFHSLQTEEEIQSAKFHAHQAAIAQRDQLQQQLNTQLAALQDQHLRLQAQRDTLQQQIQELQHTLAKAPDLDTALENLRMARKRLAQLDQLQSQAAPLMQRQQQIRATLDRAQARLQARLEEYQTTRQQLLQQQGQQAQACQALTAIMERSAYLENRRRYQQELREKGMERRTFMERLQERQRELEAQVAGLDNKMALLQQQMPGAIAQPGSSLEPQRTSAERASERASERASERSSELSSVPLESERSDSAGIRKRRGKPKRTTLKALPDAALVVHSQEQPSSQGCFPLCPLCDRPLDEHHWAVVMERHHAEKQELYDQLWVIREQLAVSEREIQVLRQEYRDLEKELADYSDVLQLQGQLQQQVQDRAAVEARLQQLAQEEADLGRSLQTGDYAPDLHEELRLLDETLAQLQYDDRDHALARGEVDRWRWAEIKHAELKQAQKRLQQLLAHQPELEAQLATVEQQRAELLNQSVLQRQIRDLEQQIEAIAYNLKRHTTLRNALRLAQVWQLRHQELQQAQQQYPQVQQQVKDLAARLTERSHLLDTLSADIRALVQQIEATPDPARAIATLEQQIQQRRTQLDAGLANLGRLEQQIQQLAALEQQQADLLIQQRNLQRQRQVYHELAQAFGKNGIQALMIENVLPQLEAEANQILGRLSNHQLHIRFVTQRARRKGKSSSPQGLIDTLDILIADANGTRPYETYSGGEAFRVNFSIRLALARLLSQRSGTAMQMLIVDEGFGTQDDAGCDRLIAAIQAIAPDFACILTVTHMPRFKEAFQTHIEVTKTDQGSALSLAF encoded by the coding sequence ATGATTCCGCTGCAATTAAAACTCAAGAATTTCCTCAGCTATCGGCAGGCGGCGCTCGACTTTCGAGGGCTGCATGTAGCGTGCGTGTGTGGGCAAAATGGAGCGGGCAAGTCGTCGCTGCTGGAGGCGATCGCCTGGGCAATCTGGGGCGAAAGCCGCGCAACTCATGAAGACGACGTAATTCACCAGGGCGAAACCGAAGCCCAGGTGGAGTTTACCTTTAGCTGTCGCCAGCAGACCTATCGCGTGCTGCGGACGCGGGTGCGCGGGCAGACCAGCAGCCTGGAGCTTCAGATCGAAACGCCGACGGGGTTCCGGCCGCTGACGGAGCGGGGAATGCGGGCAACGCAGCAGTTGATTTTGCAACACCTGCGGCTGGATTATGAAACCTTTGTCAACTCGGCCTATTTGCGACAGGGGCGAGCAGACGAGTTCATGCTCAAACGGCCAGGCGAGCGCAAGCAGATTCTTGCCGACTTGCTGAAGCTGGATCAGTATGACGAGGCGGCGGAAACGGCCCGAGAGCGATCGCGCCTGGCCAAAGCAGAGCTAGACGTGCTGGAGCGATCGCTAGAAACCCTGGCACAGCAGCTAGAGGCGGGCGCGTCTCTATCGGCAGAGTGCGAAGCGCTGAGGGCGACTATCGACACCTGGCAGCGAGATCAAGCCAGCGACACCGATGCACTACACCAACTGCAAGCTGTGCAACAGCAGCGCCGCACTTGGACTCAGCAGTTGCACCTGCATCAGCAGCAAGAGCAGCGGTTGCGGCAAGACGGCCAGCGGCTCCAACAAGACTTGGCAGCGGCGCAGCAGCAGTTGCGATCGCTCGAAGCGACCCTCTCCAAGGCAGACGAAATTACCGCAGGCTATACCGAGTTTCACAGCCTGCAAACCGAGGAAGAGATCCAGTCCGCCAAGTTTCATGCTCACCAAGCGGCGATCGCCCAGCGCGACCAACTCCAGCAGCAACTGAATACCCAGCTTGCCGCATTGCAAGATCAGCACTTGCGCCTCCAGGCTCAGCGCGACACCCTCCAGCAGCAGATCCAGGAGTTGCAGCACACTCTGGCAAAAGCGCCTGACCTCGACACTGCTCTAGAAAACTTACGAATGGCGCGAAAGCGGCTGGCGCAGCTAGACCAGCTTCAGTCCCAGGCTGCCCCCCTGATGCAGCGCCAGCAGCAGATTCGTGCCACATTGGATCGCGCCCAGGCACGGCTCCAGGCCCGTTTAGAAGAATATCAAACGACACGGCAACAGCTTCTTCAGCAGCAGGGTCAGCAGGCTCAGGCTTGTCAGGCGCTAACCGCGATCATGGAACGGAGCGCGTATTTGGAAAATCGCCGTCGCTATCAGCAGGAATTGCGCGAGAAAGGCATGGAGCGGCGTACCTTTATGGAACGGCTCCAGGAACGTCAGCGCGAACTAGAGGCGCAGGTGGCGGGGCTGGACAATAAAATGGCGTTGCTTCAGCAGCAGATGCCTGGTGCGATCGCCCAGCCTGGCTCTTCTCTAGAGCCGCAGCGGACTTCTGCGGAACGAGCCTCTGAACGAGCCTCTGAACGAGCCTCTGAACGATCTTCAGAACTCTCTTCTGTCCCCCTGGAGTCGGAGCGTTCTGATTCGGCGGGAATCCGAAAACGTCGCGGAAAGCCAAAGCGAACGACGCTCAAGGCGCTGCCGGATGCAGCGTTAGTGGTTCATAGCCAGGAGCAGCCAAGTTCCCAGGGCTGTTTTCCGCTATGTCCCCTGTGCGATCGCCCGCTGGATGAGCATCACTGGGCGGTGGTGATGGAGCGGCATCACGCCGAAAAGCAGGAGCTTTATGACCAGCTTTGGGTGATTCGAGAACAGCTTGCCGTTTCGGAGCGCGAAATTCAGGTGTTGCGTCAGGAATATCGTGATCTAGAAAAGGAACTGGCGGACTATAGCGATGTTTTGCAACTGCAAGGCCAGCTTCAGCAGCAGGTGCAGGACAGGGCGGCTGTTGAGGCGCGGCTGCAACAGTTGGCGCAGGAGGAGGCGGATCTGGGGCGATCGCTGCAAACGGGCGACTATGCTCCTGACCTGCACGAAGAGCTGCGCCTGCTGGATGAAACCCTGGCGCAGCTTCAATATGATGATCGCGACCATGCCCTGGCGCGGGGCGAGGTCGATCGCTGGCGCTGGGCAGAGATCAAACACGCGGAGCTAAAGCAGGCGCAAAAGCGACTCCAGCAGCTACTCGCTCATCAGCCAGAGTTGGAGGCGCAACTGGCAACCGTAGAACAGCAGCGGGCGGAATTGCTGAACCAGTCGGTGTTGCAGCGGCAGATTCGCGACTTGGAGCAGCAAATCGAGGCGATCGCCTATAACCTGAAGCGCCACACCACGTTGCGAAACGCGCTGCGGCTGGCGCAGGTGTGGCAGTTGCGCCATCAGGAGCTTCAGCAGGCGCAGCAGCAATATCCCCAGGTGCAGCAGCAGGTGAAGGATCTGGCGGCGCGGCTGACAGAGCGATCGCACTTGTTAGACACGCTCTCCGCAGACATCCGGGCGCTGGTGCAGCAAATCGAGGCCACGCCCGACCCCGCAAGGGCGATCGCCACCCTAGAACAGCAGATCCAGCAGCGGCGCACCCAGCTTGATGCGGGGCTGGCCAATTTGGGACGGCTGGAACAGCAGATTCAGCAACTTGCAGCCCTAGAGCAGCAGCAGGCAGATTTGCTGATTCAGCAGCGCAACCTCCAGCGCCAGCGCCAGGTCTATCACGAGCTAGCCCAAGCCTTTGGAAAAAACGGCATTCAGGCGCTGATGATCGAAAATGTGCTGCCGCAGCTAGAGGCAGAGGCAAACCAGATTCTAGGACGGCTGAGCAATCATCAACTGCATATTCGGTTTGTGACGCAGCGGGCCCGCCGGAAGGGGAAATCCAGCAGTCCCCAAGGCCTGATCGACACGCTGGATATCCTGATTGCCGATGCCAACGGCACGCGCCCCTACGAAACCTATTCCGGCGGCGAAGCCTTCCGGGTGAATTTCTCGATCCGGCTGGCGCTGGCGCGGCTGTTGTCGCAGCGGTCGGGCACGGCGATGCAAATGCTGATTGTGGATGAAGGCTTTGGCACGCAGGACGACGCAGGCTGCGATCGCCTGATTGCCGCGATTCAGGCGATCGCCCCCGATTTTGCCTGCATCCTCACCGTCACCCACATGCCCCGGTTCAAGGAAGCCTTCCAAACCCACATCGAGGTAACAAAGACAGACCAGGGATCGGCTCTGAGTCTGGCGTTTTAG